A window of Theropithecus gelada isolate Dixy chromosome 14, Tgel_1.0, whole genome shotgun sequence contains these coding sequences:
- the LOC112605849 gene encoding olfactory receptor 8K3: MEQPNLTTVNEFILMGITNIAELQAPLFALFLMIYVISVMGNLGMIVLTKLDSRLQTPMYFFLRHLALMDLGYSTTVGPKMLVNFVVDKNTISYYFCATQLAFFLVFIGSELFILSAMSYDRYVAICNPLLYTVIMSQKVCQVLVAIPYLYCTFISLLVTIKIFTLSFCGCNVIRHFYCDSLPLLPLLCSNTHEIELIILIFAAIDLISSLLIVLVSYLLILVAILRMNSAGRQKAFSTCGAHLTVVIVFYGTLLFMYVQPKSSHSFDTDKVASIFYTLVIPMLNPLIYSLRNKDVKYALWRTWNNLMFFFKVCTI; the protein is encoded by the coding sequence ATGGAACAACCCAATCTAACAACGGTGAATGAATTCATTCTTATGGGAATCACAAATATCGCTGAGCTGCAGGCACCATTATTTGCATTGTTCCTCATGATCTATGTGATCTCAGTGATGGGCAATTTGGGTATGATCGTCCTCACTAAGTTGGACTCCAGGCTGCAAACCCCTATGTACTTTTTTCTCAGACATCTAGCTCTCATGGATCTTGGTTATTCAACAACTGTAGGACCCAAAATGTTAGTAAATTTTGTTGTGGATAAGAATacaatttcttattatttttgtgcCACACAGCTAGCTTTCTTTCTTGTGTTCATTGGTAGTGAACTTTTTATTCTCTCAGCGATGTCCTACGACCGCTATGTGGCCATCTGTAACCCTCTGCTATACACAGTAATCATGTCACAAAAGGTATGTCAGGTGCTGGTGGCAATCCCTTATCTCTACTGCACATTCATTTCTCTTCTAGTCACCATAAAGATTTTTACTTTATCCTTCTGTGGCTGCAATGTCATTAGACATTTCTATTGTGACAGTCTCCCCTTATTACCTTTGCTCTGCTCAAATACACATGAAATTGAATTGATAATTCTGATCTTCGCAGCTATCGATTTGATTTCATCTCTTCTGATAGTTCTTGTATCTTACCTGCTCATCCTTGTAGCCATTCTCAGGATGAATTCTGCTGGCAGACAAAAGGCTTTTTCTACCTGTGGAGCCCACCTGACAGTGGTCATAGTGTTCTACGGGACTTTGCTTTTCATGTACGTGCAGCCCAAGTCCAGTCATTCCTTTGACACTGATAAAGTGGCTTCCATATTTTACACCTTGGTTATTCCCATGTTGAATCCTTTGATCTATAGTTTAAGAAACAAAGATGTAAAATATGCCCTATGGAGGACATggaataatttaatgtttttctttaaagtttgtaCAATATGA